Below is a genomic region from Pseudomonas berkeleyensis.
CGCAACCTGCTGCAGCTCAATCAGGGTTCGGTGATCGAACTGGATCGCCTGGCGGGTGAGCCGCTCGATGTGCTGGTCAATGGCACGCTGATCGCCCACGGTGAAGTGGTGGTGGTCAACGAGAAGTTCGGCATCCGTCTCACCGACGTGATCAGCCCCAGCGAACGTATCAAGAAGCTGCGCTGATCATGGCTCGATTTTTCGCATTGCTGCTGGCGCTGCCGGGTGCCGTACTGGCCGCCGAACCTGCCGGCAAGGCCGCCACGCCGATGGCGGGCAGCGACATCGCCGGCCAGCTCGGCCAATTGCTGCTTGGCCTGTTGCTGGTAATCGGCCTGATCTTTCTGCTGGCCTGGCTGCTGCGCCGTGTGCAGCAACTGAACCCGCGGGGCGGGCAGGTGATCAAGCTGCTCTCGACCCAGGCGCTCGGCCCGCGTGATCGTCTGGTGCTGGTGCAGGTGGGCAACGAGCAAATTCTGCTGGGTCTATCCGCCGGACGCATCACGCCGCTGCACGTGCTCAAGGAGCCGGTGCACCTGGCCGATGCCGAACCGGCCACGCCGGAGTTCGCCCAGCGCCTGATGGAGCTGCTGGGCAAGGATCAGAAGGACAAATCCTGATGCTGCGTTTGTTGCTGGTGGTAGTGCTCAGCCTGGCCGCTTCATTGGCTTTTGCCGAAGACCCACCGACAGGCAGTTCGCTGATCCAGCAGGGCAACAGCCCGTTGTCGATCCCAGCGATCACGCTGTCCACCGATGCGCAAGGTCAGCAGGAGTATTCGGTCAGCCTGCAGATTCTGCTGATCATGACCGCGCTGAGCTTCATCCCGGCGTTCGTCATGCTGATGACCAGCTTTACCCGGATCATCATCGTCTTTTCCATCCTGCGTCAGGCCCTGGGCCTGCAGCAGACGCCGTCGAACCAAATTCTGGTCGGCCTGGCCCTGTTCCTGACCATGTTCATCATGGCGCCGATCTTCGATCGGATTAATACCAGTGCGCTGCAGCCGTACCTCAATGAGGAGATCGTCGCGCAGGAGGCCTTGAAGCGGGCCGAGGTGCCCATTCGCGACTTCATGCTGGCACAGACCCGTGAGAGCGATCTGGCGCTGTTCGTGCGCCTGTCCAAGCGCACTGATCTGGCTGGTGTCGAAGACGTACCCTTGACCATTCTGGTGCCGGCCTTCGTGACCTCGGAGCTGAAGACGGCGTTCCAGATCGGCTTCATGATCTTCATCCCGTTTCTGATCATCGACATGGTGGTCGCCAGTATCCTCATGGCGATGGGCATGATGATGCTCTCGCCCCTGATCATTTCCTTGCCGTTCAAGATCATGCTGTTCGTACTGGTCGACGGCTGGGCGCTGATCATGGGCACCCTGGCCGCCAGTTTCGGCACGATATAGCGAGGCTCACGATGACTCCCGAGGTGGCAGTTGACCTGTTTCGCGAAGCGCTCTGGCTGATCGTGGTGATCGTCGGCCTGGCGGTGGTACCGAGCCTATTGGTGGGCCTGGTGGTCGCCATGTTCCAGGCCGCTACACAGATCAACGAACAGACGTTGAGTTTTCTGCCGCGCCTGATGGTGATGCTGATCACCCTGATCTGGGCCGGCCCCTGGCTGGTGAGCCAGCTGATGGAGTACACCCAGACGCTGATTCAGAACATTCCGTACCTCATAGGTTGAGGGGCAGGGCACGATGCTGGAATTGAGCAACGAGCAGATCAGCGGCTGGATCGGCCAGTTTCTGCTGCCGTTGTTCCGTATTGCCGCGATGCTGATGGTGATGCCGATCATCGGTACCCAGCTGGTGCCGACCCGGGTGCGGCTGTACCTGGCGCTGGCCATCAGCGTCGTGCTGGTGCCCACCCTGCCGCCCATGCCGCAAGTGGATGCGCTGAGCCTGCGCAGCCTGTTGCTGATCCTCGAGCAGGTGCTGATTGGTGCCATGTTCGGTTTCATCCTGCAGCTGTTTTTCCACCTGTTCGCCGTGGCTGGGCAGATCATCGCCATGCAGATGGGCCTGGGCTTCGCCTCCATGGTCGACCCGGCCAATGGTGTGTCGGTACCGGTGCTCGGTCAGTTCATGCTGATGCTGGTGACCTTGCTGTTTCTGGCCATCAATGGCCACTTGGTGGCGCTGGAGATTCTCGCCGAGAGCTTCGTCGCCTTGCCCTCCGGGCAGGGCCTGATGGTCAACCACTACTGGGAACTGGCTGGCAAGCTGAGCTGGGTGATCGGTGCTGGCCTGTTGTTGACCCTGCCAATGGTCACTGCGCTGTTGGTGATCAACCTGGCCTTCGGTGTGATGACCCGCGCCGCGCCGCAGCTGAACATCTTTTCCATCGGCTTCCCCCTGACCCTGGCCCTGGGCCTGGTGATCTTCTGGGTGGGGCTTTCCGACTTCGGCAACCTGTTTCAGGGGTTGGCCAGTGAAGCCTTGCAGCAACTGGGCGAATTCGCCCGGATGAGGTAGCCATGGCCGAGAGCGAGAGCGGCGCCGACAAGAGCGAGGAACCCACTGGTAAGCGGCTCGAAGAGTCGCGGAAAAAAGGCCAGATCGCTCGCTCCAAGGAGCTCAATACCCTGGCGGTGACCCTGACCGGCACCATCGCGCTGATGATCTTCGGTGCGCAGATGGGCGACGCCATGCTCGACCTGATGCGCGGCAACTTCAGCCTGTCACGTGACGTGCTGATGAACGAAGGCAGCATGGCGCTGCACCTGCTCGCGTCCGGCAAGCATGCCTTGCAGGCCATGTTGCCGTTTCTCATCGCCTTGTTGATCGCCTCCATCGCCGGCCCCATCGTCTTGGGCGGCTGGTTGTTCTCGGTCGAGGCGTTGCAGCCCAAGGGCAGTCGCATGAACCCGCTGGCCGGGCTCAAGCGGATGTTCTCGGTGCAGGCGCTGGTTGAGCTGCTCAAGGCTCTAGCCAAGTTTCTGGTGATCCTCGCTGTGGCCTTGCTGGTGCTGTCGATGGATCAGGACGATCTGCTCGCCATCGCCAATGAACCGGTGGAACCCGCCATCCTGCATAGCTTGCAGGTGGTGGGTTGGAGCGCGCTGTGGCTGTCGTGTGGGCTGATTCTGATCGCAGCGGTGGACGTGCCGTTCCAGCTGTGGAGCCACAAGAACAAGCTGAAGATGACCAAGCAGGAAGTGCGCGACGAGTACAAGGACACCGAAGGTAAGCCGGAGGTCAAAGGGCGTATTCGTCAGTTGCAACGTGAGATGGCCGAGCGCCGCATGATGCAGGCCGTACCTCAGGCTGACGTGGTGATCACCAACCCGACCCACTTCGCCGTGGCGCTCAAGTACGATCCGGACAATGGCGGCGCACCGGTGCTGCTGGCCAAGGGTGGCGACTTCCTGGCGCTGAAGATTCGCGAGATCGCTCAGGAGCACCAGGTCATGGTGCTGGAGTCGCCGGCTCTGGCCCGGGCGGTTTACTACTCCACGGAACTCGAACAGGAGATTCCGGCCGGTCTGTATCTCGCCGTAGCGCAAGTGTTGGCCTACGTCTACCAGTTGCGTCAGTACCGCGCCGGCAAGGGCAAGCGGCCAGGGCCGTTGCCCGATCTGCCGATTCCGCCGGATCTGCGCCGCGATTCGTAGGGCGGATCGGGACGCCGACCGCTCGTAGGGCGGACTCAGGAGCGCCAGCGAACAGTCCGCCGTGTCTGGGCGCGGCACAAATCCAGCAGCGTACTGCTTCGCGAACGGATCGCCGCCCGGTGCGCCCTACGGAACCAGGCGTTTTTACCCTGTAGATCGAGGCTTGTAGCCTGTCGCCGCGTTTCTGGAACGCTTCTTGCCATTACCCCTGTAAAGCGCAGCTCTGCGTCAAAAGATTGAATTGGCTGGGGTAGTCACGTGGCATTCAACATCAACCGCTCGCAAATCATCGGGGACGCTCGTGGCAACCTGGCCGGCCTGCGCCAGGGCAGCCTTGGCATCCCGCTGCTGTTGTTGGCGCTGCTGGGCATGGTCACGCTGCCGGTGCCGCCGCTACTGCTCGACACCCTGTTCACGTTCAACATCGCCTTGTCCATCGTCGTGCTGCTGGTCGCCGTCTACGCGCTGCGCCCGCTGGACTTCGCCGTATTCCCCACCATCCTGCTGGTCGCCACCTTGTTGCGCCTGGCGCTCAACGTCGCTTCCACGCGTGTCGTGCTGCTGCACGGTCAGGAGGGGCCGCACGCCGCGGGTAAGGTAATCCAGGCCTTCGGCGAGGTGGTGATCGGCGGTAACTACGTGGTCGGTGTGGTGGTCTTCGCCATCCTGGTGATCATCAACTTTGTGGTGGTCACCAAGGGTGCCGGGCGGATTTCCGAAGTCAGCGCGCGTTTCACCCTCGATGCCATGCCCGGCAAGCAGATGGCCATCGACGCGGATCTGAACGCCGGTCTGATTGACCAGGCCGAAGCCAAGAAACGTCGCTCCGAAGTCGCTCAGGAAGCGGATTTCTACGGTTCCATGGACGGTGCCAGCAAATTCGTTCGCGGTGATGCCATCGCCGGCCTGCTGATCATGTTCGTTACCCTGATCGGCGGCATGGCCATCGGCATGCTGCAGCATGGCCTTAGCTTTGCCGACGCGAGCAAGATCTACGCGCTGCTGGTGATCGGTGACGGCCTGGTCGCGCAGATTCCCTCGCTGCTGCTGTCCACCGCTGCAGCCATCATGGTTACTCGCGTATCCAGCTCCGAAGACATGGGCCAGCAGGTCAACCGGCAGATGTTCGCTTCGCCGCGTGCGCTGGCTGTGGCGGCGATCATCCTGATCGTCATGGGCCTGGTGCCGGGCATGCCGCATGTTTCCTTCATTGGTCTGGGCCTGATCGCTGCAGGTGGCGCCTACTGGATCGCCAACAAGAAGCGCAGGGCGCAAGAGGTCGAGCAGCAGGAAGTGCAGCGTCAGCAGGAGCTGATTCCGGCGCAGAAGGCGCAGGAGGTCAAGGAGCTGGGTTGGGATGACGTCATGCCTGTGGACATGGTCGGCCTGGAAGTTGGCTATCGCCTTATCCCACTGGTCGACCGTAATCAGGGCGGGCAACTGCTGGCGCGGATCAAGGGCGTACGCAAGAAGTTGTCGCAGGAGATGGGCTTTCTCATGCCCTCGGTGCATATCCGCGACAACCTCGACCTGGCGCCCAACGCCTACCGTTTGACGCTGATGGGCGTCAGCGTGGCCGAGGCCGAGGTCTATCCGGATCGTGAATTGGCGATCAACCCCGGTCAGGTGTTCGGCCCACTCAATGGCATTGCCGCCAAGGATCCGGCGTTCGGTCTGGAGGCCGTGTGGATCGACCCCACTCAGCGTGATCAGGCGCAGTCGCTCGGCTATACCGTGGTCGACGCCAGTACCGTGGTTGCCACCCACCTCAACCAGATCCTGCACAAGCACGCTCACGAGCTGCTCGGGCATGAGGAAGTGCAGCAGCTCATGCAATTGCTGGCCAAGAGCTCGCCGAAGCTGGCCGAAGAGCTGGTGCCGGGCCTGGTGTCGCTGTCGACCCTGCTCAAGGTGCTGCAAGCGCTGTTGCAGGAGCAGGTGCCGGTGCGCGATATCCGCACCATTGCCGAAGCCATCGCCAACGTGGCGCCGAAGAGTCAAGATCCCGCCGCTATGGTCGCCGCCGTACGGGTGGCGTTGGCCCGTGCAATCGTGCAAAGCATTGTGGGACTAGAGCCGGAGCTGCCTGTGATCACCCTCGAACCGAGGTTGGAACAGATATTGCTCAATAGTCTGCAGAAGGCCGGTCAGGGCAGTG
It encodes:
- the fliR gene encoding flagellar biosynthetic protein FliR, with amino-acid sequence MLELSNEQISGWIGQFLLPLFRIAAMLMVMPIIGTQLVPTRVRLYLALAISVVLVPTLPPMPQVDALSLRSLLLILEQVLIGAMFGFILQLFFHLFAVAGQIIAMQMGLGFASMVDPANGVSVPVLGQFMLMLVTLLFLAINGHLVALEILAESFVALPSGQGLMVNHYWELAGKLSWVIGAGLLLTLPMVTALLVINLAFGVMTRAAPQLNIFSIGFPLTLALGLVIFWVGLSDFGNLFQGLASEALQQLGEFARMR
- the fliQ gene encoding flagellar biosynthesis protein FliQ, whose protein sequence is MTPEVAVDLFREALWLIVVIVGLAVVPSLLVGLVVAMFQAATQINEQTLSFLPRLMVMLITLIWAGPWLVSQLMEYTQTLIQNIPYLIG
- the flhB gene encoding flagellar biosynthesis protein FlhB; this encodes MAESESGADKSEEPTGKRLEESRKKGQIARSKELNTLAVTLTGTIALMIFGAQMGDAMLDLMRGNFSLSRDVLMNEGSMALHLLASGKHALQAMLPFLIALLIASIAGPIVLGGWLFSVEALQPKGSRMNPLAGLKRMFSVQALVELLKALAKFLVILAVALLVLSMDQDDLLAIANEPVEPAILHSLQVVGWSALWLSCGLILIAAVDVPFQLWSHKNKLKMTKQEVRDEYKDTEGKPEVKGRIRQLQREMAERRMMQAVPQADVVITNPTHFAVALKYDPDNGGAPVLLAKGGDFLALKIREIAQEHQVMVLESPALARAVYYSTELEQEIPAGLYLAVAQVLAYVYQLRQYRAGKGKRPGPLPDLPIPPDLRRDS
- the fliP gene encoding flagellar type III secretion system pore protein FliP (The bacterial flagellar biogenesis protein FliP forms a type III secretion system (T3SS)-type pore required for flagellar assembly.), producing MLRLLLVVVLSLAASLAFAEDPPTGSSLIQQGNSPLSIPAITLSTDAQGQQEYSVSLQILLIMTALSFIPAFVMLMTSFTRIIIVFSILRQALGLQQTPSNQILVGLALFLTMFIMAPIFDRINTSALQPYLNEEIVAQEALKRAEVPIRDFMLAQTRESDLALFVRLSKRTDLAGVEDVPLTILVPAFVTSELKTAFQIGFMIFIPFLIIDMVVASILMAMGMMMLSPLIISLPFKIMLFVLVDGWALIMGTLAASFGTI
- the flhA gene encoding flagellar biosynthesis protein FlhA — its product is MNRSQIIGDARGNLAGLRQGSLGIPLLLLALLGMVTLPVPPLLLDTLFTFNIALSIVVLLVAVYALRPLDFAVFPTILLVATLLRLALNVASTRVVLLHGQEGPHAAGKVIQAFGEVVIGGNYVVGVVVFAILVIINFVVVTKGAGRISEVSARFTLDAMPGKQMAIDADLNAGLIDQAEAKKRRSEVAQEADFYGSMDGASKFVRGDAIAGLLIMFVTLIGGMAIGMLQHGLSFADASKIYALLVIGDGLVAQIPSLLLSTAAAIMVTRVSSSEDMGQQVNRQMFASPRALAVAAIILIVMGLVPGMPHVSFIGLGLIAAGGAYWIANKKRRAQEVEQQEVQRQQELIPAQKAQEVKELGWDDVMPVDMVGLEVGYRLIPLVDRNQGGQLLARIKGVRKKLSQEMGFLMPSVHIRDNLDLAPNAYRLTLMGVSVAEAEVYPDRELAINPGQVFGPLNGIAAKDPAFGLEAVWIDPTQRDQAQSLGYTVVDASTVVATHLNQILHKHAHELLGHEEVQQLMQLLAKSSPKLAEELVPGLVSLSTLLKVLQALLQEQVPVRDIRTIAEAIANVAPKSQDPAAMVAAVRVALARAIVQSIVGLEPELPVITLEPRLEQILLNSLQKAGQGSEDGILLEPGMAEKLQRSLVEAAQRQEMLGKPVILLVAGPIRAMLSRFARLAVSSMHVLAYQEIPDNKQVTIVATVGQN
- the fliO gene encoding flagellar biosynthetic protein FliO; this encodes MARFFALLLALPGAVLAAEPAGKAATPMAGSDIAGQLGQLLLGLLLVIGLIFLLAWLLRRVQQLNPRGGQVIKLLSTQALGPRDRLVLVQVGNEQILLGLSAGRITPLHVLKEPVHLADAEPATPEFAQRLMELLGKDQKDKS